DNA from Nymphaea colorata isolate Beijing-Zhang1983 chromosome 4, ASM883128v2, whole genome shotgun sequence:
CTTCCGAGTCTTAGAAGGCAGAGAGGAGCACACGCCATTCCCAGCTGGTGCCATTCCGGCATTCCCCTTCAGCGTTGCTTTGGCGCTTCACGTCCACAGAACTGGTTGCGTTCTCCCAGATCGATCGTCCGATTCGTCATGGCCTCGACCAGTCCATGGCTGCCGAAAAGAGTGGACTGCGGATCAGCCTCGAAAAGGAAGTGTACTCCAGTCTCCGGACCAGGGTCTATGAACCTATGTGCCGAAACGATAGCTATCGGGCGGGCATTTGAGTAGAATCCGTACCAATGGTTATAAATCTCGGTTTTCACCGCGTATGAGAAACTTTGAAACTCACGTCGATTCGAAAAGTCACCTGGGAATCTTGGATTAATTTTTTAGTGGGTTTTTTTGCAGATATACTGATTATGGAGGTTCGGAACGTTTGAACAGGGTCTCAGCACTTTTTGTCTCACCTCTAGAACTGAAAAATACACATTaagaattaaacaaaaatatgagTTACGTGATTGTTTTTTCAGAACGTGTTTAAAATTCGaataataaatacattttagaCACTGTCGAAGTCAATCCAACATTGAATGCCCCAAAGGTGTATGAAGCAAAGAAATTAATGGCTATCCATTTTTTGACGTGACATAGGAGTCGACAAGTGAATGAATATGATTATAGATCAAGCCAGTTTTAAAAAGTTGGTGGCATGAGCACCATAAAGAAGTTGAGAGGTATGAATTCCTCCTTACAAGCTTCGACAGCTTCCAATTAAACATGAATAATGGATTAAAAAGCACTACAAAAGTGTGTTCCATCTTGCATATTGCAACCTCATTTGCACAGTCTAGGCTAAGATCAGACCGATATCTCATTCGCTCAAACCATCTAAATATCTAACCGTCCAGCCATCAGTACTATAGCCGATATCATAACTAACATCTAACACTAGCCACCTGTACCATCCATTCACACCTCTATGATAATTGATTAGACCCACATTCAATCGGACCAATTCTTTctgaaaaataacaataatgaaACGTTCATTCACGTGCCAGttatttccaagaaaaaaaccaaaatgggACTACAATTTTAAtagaatttatgaaaaattgttCCGCAAAAAGAAGAGTAGAGTGTCAAGCATTCTAGTTCCTGTTTGCAAATATCAGAAACGAAGAGATACGCAATAAGGGAAAACCAACAATAGAAGAAGACCCCAGAAACCtgtttgatgaaccatgaagTTTTCATTGCATGTTTATCATAATGTTTTTGCCAGACACAAATTTCTTTTCCGAAAACccttgtttttatttaaaactaaaaggaGTTTAATGACACATTTCGGGAGATAATTTCCTATTTGAGTTTAAAATTTTCCCGTGGATCCTTTTCAAAATGCTTTTTCATGCAAAACTTCCAACATGTTCAATTATATGACCTAAAAATGTATGGcatcaatgtttttctttttctttttcttttttggcaacAGGTACAATTTGCAGAACTTTGGACTATAAACAGATCGTCCTTCAAAACAGATGAACAATCAGATAGTAAACAAAATCTCGATTACCATAAACAGCACTCagttaaagtaaaaaaataccATTCTTAACATGACTGCACAGTGGAGCTAAACTTGGGGCAAAAAATAGTAATCGCTAAAGCATCTAACACCGTATTAATATTAGATCCACAAAAAAAGTTCTGTAATTTACAGTGCAAACTATACACTAGAATGATTTGGCAGCAATATAGGTGTGATTATTAACGAAATAGATGGGCATGTCAACATATCAACCCATCTAACCAGGTAACGTTTAAATAGCATTCTACACTTGCCATGATGATCAAAGTGAGCATCAATCATAGCAGGATTCTATCATTTCCTGAGAAACAAGGCTCAATTTATGATGAAAAAACTGTACATTCAACTTTGACCACCAAGGCATCAGGTTCAGGGAAAAGAAACCACTCATCGTGGTTCCAATGAAGCAATTTCTCTCACAACTTCAGCTTTATCCTGATCGAATTGTTCATCCTCTGTCAAATAAAAGGATGGATGAAAATATTAGATACAACATTAATCTCCACTAAGCACAACATGAGCAGTGCGATTCCTTATGCCAGTGGCTCAGTAGCAGACCTGAATAATTACAGACCAGGTTTCAACTTTGAACTAGAACTGGTCTCATGTTTTCCAAAGCAGGTCAAAGTTTACAGGCCACAAATATAAGAGATGAAACTTGGAGTATCTTACCTTTGTCAGGCTTAAAATCACTGAAGAACCGAAGCAGCTTGTCTCTATTAGTGATAAGGATGTTGACAATGTCAGCTGGCTTATTTTGATTAGCAACAAATACCTACAGATATGAAATTTACAAGTCTTTCTTTATTCTTCCCAAAATGTGATAATAATAATTGAAACAGAACTTTTTAATTCCAAAAGCACTTGCTACAATATGtgtataaaaaaaaacccaaaagcCCTTGCATGAGAGATGCATGTTATCCAGATATCAATTCCATTGCAATCTGGTAGGCAACCATAAAATTCAGATTGCAACTGTTCGAGTTCATGCAAATCACCTAATTCCAAACGTGGGAAATGATAAGGTTTCAAACTTTACCTTGAAAACATGAAATGCTTCTAGCTGAATGTTCTTACTTGATTCCTGCATGTAGAGAACCGCTCGGTTAGTGCCTAGATTTAAAGAACATCCAcgtttcattttctgtttcatgaGAAATGCAACAACAAAACTTTCTAAGGGCAGAAAAGTAAGTCCCAAAAAGTTTTGCACCCATGGAGCAGTATGAAGTAAGCAAACGGTTCAACATTCAAGGACCAAGTTTTCCAAGTCAAAGCCTCCCCAAGCCACACaatattatatttcattttcttttgttgctctTATCAGAAGAAACACAACCAAACCTCATCTAAAGAAAATGAGTACAATACCAGTAAAGTAAGTTAGTATCATGACATTGAACAACCAccaaattttaattcaagatTTTCCCATTTAACAGCTTTTACCATTCAAGGGACATAATATCCCACAGATTCAGCACCTCCCAAACACTTATTTCTAAACCTCGGCAATTGAGACATGACATGCACATGACACAATGTCTTCATTTCTTCATATGTGGCATATCCTGAACATATGTTGCATTTACACCCATGAGTATGTGCGAGTGTGAAGGCACAAATAATAGTGAGCCATCCATAGTCACCAATACCATACATTATGAAAACCACTGATGTTTCCACCATTTGAGAAGCATCTTACATTATCCGTGATACATTGATGGTACTTCCAATCAAGCATCATAAATTATCTtataatttttgagtttttgaaaaaaaaaatcaattttatataGTTTAAgcatttttgtttatgtttacacttttaaaaaattctaaaaaaaatccttcatatttttcaaaaagaaacgTAAGAGGACTTACCTTTTCACTTTTCTCAATTTCTAAAGCTTCCAAGGTTCTCCTTGAACAccatttattgaaaattttttcaaaaatttttgctGACAATGGCATTAGCAATTGCCATATTAATAGTGCTCACAAATATTCAAGGCTTAAGCTGCAAAGGAGTCATCCGAGACGATATACCCTTAGAAGATTCATGAGTATTCTTAAATTGtccttggaattcacatatCGCACCATGACCAGCACATTTGCACGATCCAACAGAATATCTCCCAGAAGCTGCAGAAAGGGACATTAAGATACCATTAACAAATTTGGGAATAATGCAACTGCATGCAGGTGCTAAATAGGGATGTGCaccttaaaatgaaaaattaatatgcCTCCAATGATTTATTATTACTCGCCTCAAATGATGTAAATATGCAAAtgaaccaaagaaagaaaatacataGGCTGGCAAGGTGCATACCTTTACAGCTTGTCTTCTTGTGATATAATTGGGTGATTCTAAAAGCTTTGAGTTATATTCAGCAAAAAACTGTAACATGAAATATGCAACATGGTATATTAGTAGCAAATAACACTTCAAGCCAAGTATCTGAAAGCAATTTGATGATTAGGCACATAGCACAAAGAAGAGCCAGGTACAAGACAGAGAAAGGGATACCCAATAAGAGTGAAGAAAGTGCAAGCAGAACACTACACAATGTACAATGATTATGGATCTGAATGTAACAAATAAGCCAACATGGTACTAACCAAATCCTATGCCACATGACAAATAAGCCAAACGGTACTTACCAAATCCTATGTTACATGGGTGTGGGGTCAAGATACCAGTGGAGGTGCAGCATTTCCTTAAAAACTTAGCTGCGGGTGTGGCGAGGGTCCACACACAAACTAACTTAACTATATTGATTTAGGTCTAAGGAGTCAAGATATCTAGAAACCATTGCTACTGATGCAAGTAAATTACCAAATTAAAGTACAAACATTATTAAGAAAACTAATACAGTGACCAGCCTAAATATTAACAAttaatttcaagttttaacATGCCATGGTTGGCCAGCTTGGGCTGGAGTTCTTAAGAACAGGTCAAGTAGGCATTaacacatacatataaacaaaaGATTAGAACTAAGGCCCTTTGAAGTTGTTAACAAGAAAAGGACAAATATGTCCTTGGTGCGGGTTGACTGCCCAACGGGACAAATTTGGTCAGGTGCGGTTGACTGCACCCGATGCACGTTGGCCATGTCGGGTGCTGTTTCGGAGCCGCATTGATGCTGTTTTGAAGCACCCGTGTGACAGAGACCAAACCTAAACTTGAAAAGGAGGAAAATCTCTATTGCTACTATAATGGAAAGCAACAATAGAATATAATCGGAAATGAGAAACGAAGTTCAGTTATCTCTTCGAGCCCATGACTGTCAATGAAGACAGAATATTTCATGGAAAGCTAAATATTAGGGAGAAAAAGGGCACGTACccaatcaaaatttttgttaagAAATTCTGCAACTGTTGATTTATGCCGTGTAAGAAGCTCCTGCAACAAAAAATAACACATTAGTCACACATGTTAGAGGCTTTGACTATGCACAACAATCAACAGAGACATGATGGAGCAAGGTCAATGTACATCCCAACTTTTCCAGTAATGGAAGCCTCATAACGATTAATGAAAATGTCAACCTCGGTTACAAGTTTAACTTTGGCAgctaaatttatattttattgaccAAGAAAGATCAGTTAATGCACGTTGCAAACTGCAAAATGcaccaaaacataaaagaagcatcacgagaaaagaaaaatgtccagATGAGATAAGGCAACCATAACTGATGAGCAGAGGCagaaaacaaataaactgaAACAAAAAACTGGATCAAAAGTTTCACACTGGAGCACATATCCAGGGTTTAGATACAGTTTTCACACTATAGTAAAGAAATATCATCTGCAAGGTGCCacaatataaataataaaagaatagGAGGCACAAGCTGTAGCCTCAATATCTCACCAACTGCAACTTGTGTCTCTATTCATGATTCCATTCCCAGGGGCTCAAGTTTACAAACCAGAATGATATTTATGCCCCACATACCACCTATTACTAAAATTAGCATTTTATTAAACCCACTATAGAGCCAGATTTCCTGGTCTGTCCGGTTGCTACAGATCCATATTCTGCAAGTGAATCCTAAAAACTGTCTTCCTACTAAAGTTCTGTGTTAGCAAGAAACACTGTCAAAGTCAAGTTTTAGAAACAAATATATGTTACAGTTGCAGAAAGATTTAATTTCATTGATGACTCCTCCAACATGTAAAACAGAAAGGCATAAATCATGGAGGAGAGGAGGGTCACAGGACAGGTCTAAGACaaacaattgaaaatatttaagaaacaaATATGGTAAGAAGCAATATATCTCACTACAAATCTGACTGAGCTTTTCTGATGCATTATGCAGATCTAAACTTCAATAGGGCAGAGGAAGTGAAAATTTCCACAGTCACTCAATGCGGCTCTATATAAACCACAAAGGGCCTTTGGCAGGCCCAACTCAAGCTTGCTCATAGTCAGGACCTTGGTCGCTTATAACATACTAGACTAATGGTCTGGACCACCGGCAAGAAAGAATCTGTATGCTATTACAAAACAATTTTTGAGCTATATATGCATGCCACGGTGGGACCAGAATAGACCCACATTCTAACAGCAGCAACTGAATTGATTCCTTTTCATTGAATAATGACCATAATCTAGTCACTGGTGATACACATTCACCTGTTGAGTGTACCTACTAGTTAATACTTCTTAATCAAAGCTCATTCTCATTTGATGTGTTCCTAAAAATGGGTAACTTTAACTATCGCTTccaaagaaggaaatgaaagagtGAAGTGCAAAGGTCCAAATATGGAAAGAAAGATACTCCATATCTTCAGAATTTCAGACGATTCAGGAAGTAGGAAGCAGCAGAGGAAGTGACAATCGGAAGCTCCAAAACATTACTTTGGTACATGAATCTTGCATATGGTTTCAAAACGTGCAAAATTCTCATGTACAATATTAATCATTTGCAGcaaataagtgaaaaaaaggCACATATTTTctagaaaaggagaaaagaagaagaagaaaaaaaaaaagtaactctACTAACATGAAGACTAGTTGGTTAATAGTTAATCCTTGGCCAGTTGACCAAGTCGGCCAACTAGACTATAAAAATAGGTCCTACCAGTTTGTACCCATGGACCAATCAACTGACTGTAGACTCGGTTAACTAGTTGATTAGTCCACGAATTGAAAATCATGCCTAATACCATCCCCCTTTGCCAATACTCAGGAAGAACAGGTAAGCTTCTACATGGTGATGTCAATCAAGTAATAAATTTCATTTAGTTTCACCTTATTCTAAGTACATGTTGCTCAAAGTCCAGTATGCACCCAAATAAGGAGAGACAAGTGGATGCAGTTGATACTTCCCCACAAGGCTGATCAGTGAATTTACAAGTAAaagattacaagaacttgaccCAAAAATCACACACTATTTTACGAAATAAATCatgctttttctatttttacctgAACATCAGACACCTTAGAAAAACCTAGATGTCCTAATCAACAGAAAATGGTGAAAAGAATaagaggggaaaagaaaagaggaaaaaggggtTGGCTGGAgggattttggaaaaaatatacGTCAATCAATATCCTGGAGGATagaatcaaatatttaaacttTTAGGGATAAAATCTAAAAGGGGTACCTCTTTTTTCAGTTTGGACTGCCTAGGTGCCTTGGCCAAGATTTTTGAGCTACCATCCAACACCATGATGGGAGACTGGGTGCTTTTAACTACTATGGTCTGCATGTGTGGTGCCTAAAGCTCTGAGATATAGACTTGTCAGGGTATATCAGAAGCTAAAAAAAGTGTAACCATTTAGACAAAGATTTGTCTGACATATCCATATAGAAAAGTGACATATATACATGGTATGTATCTCCACACGGTGATCCACAAGATAGTTGGATTGCGATATTTTCAGTTCACAAGGAAAATACACCTAAAGAACAATCAGCAAACGAGAGAAAATAAAtcttcactatatatatatatatatatatatatatatatatatatatatatatatatatatatatatatatatattcatgccACTTCCATCAAACTAAATTGCAACCAATGGTTCTTCCATCCACCCCACCTTGAAAGTAGCTGATGCATCCGAagctatatcaaaatttgggaGCTGAATATAATCGAAGAACTTCTTAACGTGTTCAGATTCCAGTACATACCTATAAAACAAGGgggaaaaaaatcacaaatcGGTAGTATGGGTTCTCAAAGAGAATACTTACCTTTCTGCTacatttaaagaagaaaaagacaacattTAGAACAAAGTAAGGATGTATAGGAAAAACTGACACCAGAACTGTTTGAAATGTGAAATATCTGCCATTTTTacataagaaaagaaagtttcTAACAAAGGATTTGGATATTCCAACTAGCGAAGCTCAGaacacaccaaaaaaaaaaggagacttGTGCTACAAAAGCCTCAGCCGGCTTCTAATAAGTAGTTAACATTATTAGATATAATGTCGGTACACATTATACTGAAAAGCACAACAATACGAAACAACGTGCAGCCGCAATGAGAAGGAGAATATGCCTCCTTATCCAACATGAAAAAGCCATATTAATTCCTAATTTCACGTGTACCTGCTGTGACATATATACTTTGATTCCAAAGATCCACCCATTCAATCAAGATGTTCAAACCAAACATATTGTGCTTACTGCTTATCGAATTTCACATGAAACCAATCAGATCACGATCTCTTTATTGACACAGTTAAACTTGTAATTGGACACAATCAACTATTGTGCTCTATGTCTTTTTCTTGTCTTGATTTGTGTGCTTTCTTGCATGCTTCAAAATTGGTCACCAGTTGTGTTCTAGTTCTAATTTTGTCTTGGTATTAATATTTAAGtttaagaaaacaaatattCGGAACCtgtttttcatgattttgcaTAGTTATGCTTTCAAATAGGAGCCTTTTTAGTGCACATACTACTTAAATCCTGACAAGTCAGCTGGCTAATCCTCTGGTTGAATGAGTGAGCTAACCAATTGGTGTTTTAAACCAGTGACTCAAACTAGTCAATTAATAACCCAGTCGAGGTCAACCGACTAATTCCTCATATATTTGCATTCACTGTACAGATACGCACTTTCTGTATTTAccttcatataaatatatttttttgcataGTTACAGTCAACTGACTTGGATCAAATAGGACAGACTAATCCCTACTAGTCCCGACTAATCTTTCCAGGGAGTTGAACGACTTGGATCTGACTTCCAATTCTGACAATGCAGCATCTATT
Protein-coding regions in this window:
- the LOC116252846 gene encoding putative MO25-like protein At5g47540, with product MKGLFKSKPRTPAEIVRQTRDLLVYADLHWESREAKKEEKLADLNKHIRELKCILYGNSEAEPVAEACAQLTQEFFKDNTLRLLIISLPKLNLEARKDATQVVANLQRQQVHSRLIACDYLEANKDLMDILVSGYENMDIALHYGAMLRECIRHQSIARYVLESEHVKKFFDYIQLPNFDIASDASATFKELLTRHKSTVAEFLNKNFDWFFAEYNSKLLESPNYITRRQAVKLLGDILLDRANVLVMVRYVNSKDNLRILMNLLRESSKNIQLEAFHVFKVFVANQNKPADIVNILITNRDKLLRFFSDFKPDKEDEQFDQDKAEVVREIASLEPR